The proteins below come from a single bacterium genomic window:
- a CDS encoding zinc ribbon domain-containing protein, translating into MPFYDYECRECGEKFTVLLGMSSRDAMEPTLPCPQCGAKGPRRLLSSFATSSAGDKAGSAPSHSCGGGG; encoded by the coding sequence ATGCCCTTCTACGACTACGAGTGCCGCGAGTGCGGCGAGAAGTTCACGGTCCTGCTCGGCATGAGCAGTCGCGACGCCATGGAGCCCACCCTGCCCTGTCCGCAGTGCGGGGCGAAGGGCCCGCGGCGGCTGCTGTCCAGCTTCGCCACCAGCTCGGCCGGCGACAAGGCCGGGAGCGCGCCCAGCCACAGCTGCGGCGGGGGTGGCTGA